One genomic window of Sphingopyxis sp. OPL5 includes the following:
- a CDS encoding SDR family NAD(P)-dependent oxidoreductase: protein MSDDRSFEGKTLLITGANRGLGAALVEAACARGAAKIYCGARDVARFGSALARFGARAVPVALDVTDDAQVAAAAKLGDIDIVVSNAGVTHMVPLLETTLAGARATMETNFFGPLRLVYAFGPQLEARGGGFISILSLAALVPAHGAELYSASKAAGTMLGHAVRGAMPNVAVSLAYPGLMDTDMMRSTDFAKTSPQEIAANILDGWASGETALFPDLHSQYLRDAFVARPAEVLTDPYALMRDALLRYLEAKS, encoded by the coding sequence ATGAGCGATGACCGGAGTTTCGAGGGCAAGACGCTGCTGATCACCGGCGCCAACCGCGGGTTGGGGGCGGCGCTGGTCGAGGCCGCCTGCGCGCGGGGGGCGGCCAAAATCTATTGCGGCGCGCGCGACGTCGCGCGCTTCGGATCGGCGCTCGCTCGTTTCGGCGCACGTGCGGTTCCGGTCGCGCTCGACGTGACGGACGACGCGCAGGTCGCCGCCGCTGCGAAGCTCGGCGATATCGACATCGTCGTCAGCAATGCGGGCGTGACGCATATGGTGCCGCTGCTCGAAACGACGCTCGCGGGCGCGCGTGCGACGATGGAGACCAACTTCTTCGGGCCGCTGCGGCTGGTCTATGCCTTCGGTCCGCAACTCGAAGCGCGCGGCGGCGGCTTCATTTCGATACTGTCGCTCGCCGCGCTCGTGCCCGCGCATGGCGCCGAACTGTACAGCGCCAGCAAGGCCGCCGGCACGATGCTCGGCCATGCGGTGCGCGGGGCGATGCCCAATGTCGCGGTCTCGCTCGCCTATCCGGGGCTGATGGACACCGACATGATGCGCAGTACCGACTTCGCGAAAACCTCGCCGCAGGAGATCGCGGCGAACATCCTCGACGGCTGGGCGAGCGGCGAAACCGCGCTGTTCCCCGACCTCCATTCGCAATATCTGCGCGACGCGTTCGTCGCCCGCCCGGCCGAAGT
- a CDS encoding aromatic ring-hydroxylating oxygenase subunit alpha, protein MDQALMDRIKGKILAEFDREGLPEGFPELPVIPAGRYTEQLFFDLEQEHMWARTWLYAGRAEQLPRAASYQVWDYSGPSIVLVRDTAGRIRAFLNQSPNDAPLVPLTDPGAHQHEMPFDAPGRMFMQVEFPDFDLPGGVLQCQRKGWTYDLDGRLVAVPTGQTLESVPHAQRQLTEYRCDVWDGFVFVNRDPGAIPLPEWLGPVVPQMAQYEGAKLRMFSRATVLLRTNWKVATEAFQEVYHFKHIHHHDGVVSLDQRGVTHAMFPHGHSRMVTPFAKRQQEMMGMAGPTDWETAADSARESLIGTGTPLIGTVQPIVNGAVLTYSLFPNLTTPTSARGLPILAAWPVDPAHTFFEWTSFVPDWGEDTPAIDQMRQATLQTPMTIMEEDVRNMEPMFLSLSSPGLPGLRIGYNERRLYNSAEVLDRIIGIDRIPERLRVRQLLDGFVEQD, encoded by the coding sequence ATGGATCAGGCGCTCATGGACCGGATCAAGGGCAAGATCCTGGCCGAGTTCGACCGCGAAGGACTGCCCGAAGGCTTCCCCGAGCTGCCCGTGATTCCGGCGGGGCGCTACACCGAACAGCTCTTCTTCGACCTCGAGCAGGAGCATATGTGGGCGCGAACCTGGCTCTACGCGGGCCGCGCCGAGCAACTGCCGCGCGCCGCAAGCTATCAGGTCTGGGACTATAGCGGGCCGTCGATCGTCCTCGTCCGCGACACCGCGGGGCGAATCCGCGCCTTCCTCAACCAGAGTCCCAACGACGCGCCGCTGGTGCCGCTGACCGACCCGGGCGCGCACCAGCATGAAATGCCCTTCGACGCGCCGGGGCGGATGTTCATGCAGGTCGAGTTCCCCGACTTCGACCTGCCCGGCGGCGTCCTGCAATGCCAACGCAAGGGCTGGACCTACGACCTCGACGGACGGCTCGTCGCGGTACCCACCGGCCAGACGCTCGAAAGCGTGCCGCACGCCCAGCGCCAGCTCACCGAATATCGCTGCGACGTCTGGGACGGCTTCGTCTTCGTCAATCGCGATCCCGGCGCGATCCCGCTGCCCGAATGGCTGGGTCCGGTCGTGCCGCAGATGGCGCAATATGAGGGCGCGAAACTCCGGATGTTCTCGCGCGCCACCGTGCTGCTGCGCACCAACTGGAAAGTCGCGACCGAAGCCTTTCAGGAAGTCTATCACTTCAAGCATATCCACCATCATGACGGCGTCGTCTCTCTTGACCAGCGCGGCGTGACCCATGCGATGTTCCCGCACGGCCATTCGCGGATGGTGACCCCCTTTGCCAAGCGGCAGCAGGAAATGATGGGCATGGCGGGCCCGACCGACTGGGAAACCGCGGCGGACAGCGCGCGCGAATCGCTGATCGGTACCGGCACGCCGCTGATCGGGACGGTGCAGCCGATCGTCAACGGCGCGGTGCTGACCTACAGCCTCTTTCCCAATCTCACGACGCCGACCTCGGCGCGCGGCCTGCCGATCCTCGCCGCCTGGCCGGTCGACCCCGCGCATACATTCTTCGAATGGACCTCCTTCGTGCCCGACTGGGGCGAGGACACCCCCGCGATCGACCAGATGCGGCAGGCGACGCTGCAGACGCCGATGACGATCATGGAAGAGGATGTCCGCAACATGGAGCCGATGTTCCTGTCGCTCTCCTCGCCCGGGCTGCCGGGGCTGCGCATCGGCTATAACGAGCGCCGCCTCTACAATTCGGCCGAGGTGCTCGACCGGATCATCGGCATCGACCGCATCCCCGAACGCCTGCGCGTACGCCAGCTTCTCGACGGCTTCGTGGAGCAGGACTGA
- a CDS encoding alcohol dehydrogenase catalytic domain-containing protein has translation MTLGRMAVLQPFGFLAIEEAEIPAPTGSQVAVEMFAATIAPADVALLARSDEPGWQPLVPGLEGAGIVTAIGEAVTRVKVGDQVVIGTASDDSQAEAGRPVSTWTTNALVDEKYVAAFPRDIGADRDSLGLLGATALVAATLAAQAVKSGAGEPIVVAGGGGLALATIAALRAAGVTTVIALAPGHAHAAAAAAGADPCLAAGADLGAAGARRGLDCREEISPDPGALDPAITWTDAHAQPLDRDRAIAALTEWMASGRFTPGVAIGKRYTIEQINEAVMEMEGGRIAGAGLVVVEPLK, from the coding sequence ATGACCCTCGGGCGCATGGCGGTACTGCAACCCTTCGGGTTTCTGGCGATCGAGGAGGCCGAAATCCCGGCACCGACGGGGTCTCAGGTCGCGGTGGAGATGTTCGCTGCGACAATCGCGCCCGCCGACGTCGCGCTGCTCGCGCGGTCCGACGAGCCCGGCTGGCAGCCGCTGGTGCCGGGGCTCGAGGGCGCCGGAATCGTCACCGCGATCGGCGAGGCGGTGACGCGGGTGAAAGTCGGCGATCAGGTCGTCATCGGGACAGCATCCGATGACAGCCAGGCAGAGGCCGGACGCCCGGTCTCGACCTGGACGACCAACGCGCTGGTCGACGAAAAATATGTCGCGGCCTTTCCGCGCGACATCGGCGCCGACCGCGACAGCCTTGGCCTGCTCGGCGCGACGGCGCTCGTCGCCGCCACGCTCGCGGCGCAGGCCGTCAAATCCGGAGCCGGTGAACCCATCGTCGTCGCCGGAGGCGGCGGGCTGGCGCTCGCGACGATCGCCGCGCTGCGCGCCGCCGGCGTCACGACCGTGATCGCGCTGGCTCCCGGCCACGCCCATGCCGCCGCCGCCGCCGCGGGCGCGGATCCATGCCTCGCCGCAGGCGCCGACCTCGGCGCGGCCGGCGCGCGGCGCGGCCTCGACTGCCGCGAAGAGATTTCGCCTGACCCCGGCGCGCTCGACCCCGCGATCACCTGGACCGATGCACACGCCCAACCGCTCGATCGCGACCGCGCGATCGCCGCGCTGACCGAGTGGATGGCGTCCGGGCGCTTCACCCCCGGAGTGGCGATCGGCAAGCGCTACACCATCGAGCAGATCAACGAGGCGGTGATGGAGATGGAGGGCGGGCGCATCGCGGGCGCCGGGCTGGTGGTAGTGGAGCCGCTGAAATAA
- a CDS encoding CoA transferase, translating into MASDAPGGPPLRAMMKFWPGAAVPALPAGAIAAGGAAFDWVVELPAALTPGDTAADLLALLSGAEAAPLPSVRRVRDHADHAPDDLPLCPPLSLWRARDGWLLVHTATRESWRNFCATFLNRSAYRDVAPECAWSDAEINRLATVILDTHKADDVVGTCLTYQVPAAAVPGWHDRDRGGESRALAEQLAWAALGPPCPATEERDAR; encoded by the coding sequence TTGGCGAGCGACGCTCCGGGCGGTCCGCCGCTGCGCGCCATGATGAAATTCTGGCCCGGCGCCGCGGTGCCCGCCTTGCCTGCGGGCGCCATCGCGGCGGGCGGCGCGGCCTTCGACTGGGTGGTCGAGCTGCCGGCGGCCTTGACGCCGGGCGATACCGCTGCGGACCTGCTCGCGCTGCTGTCGGGGGCCGAGGCCGCGCCGTTGCCGTCCGTGCGGCGGGTCCGCGACCATGCGGACCACGCGCCCGACGACCTGCCGCTGTGTCCGCCGCTGTCGCTCTGGCGCGCGCGCGACGGCTGGCTGCTCGTCCATACCGCGACGCGCGAAAGCTGGCGCAATTTCTGCGCCACCTTCCTCAACCGTTCGGCCTATCGCGATGTCGCGCCCGAGTGCGCCTGGTCCGACGCGGAGATCAACCGGCTCGCGACGGTCATCCTCGACACGCACAAGGCCGACGACGTGGTCGGAACCTGCCTGACCTATCAGGTCCCCGCCGCCGCCGTTCCCGGGTGGCACGACCGCGATCGCGGCGGCGAGAGCAGGGCGCTTGCCGAACAACTCGCCTGGGCGGCGCTGGGGCCGCCCTGTCCAGCCACAGAAGAAAGGGATGCCAGATGA
- a CDS encoding aromatic ring-hydroxylating oxygenase subunit alpha, translating to MPVGRAEELVEVGGYFTWDRTRIPTVMVRSVDQKIRGYYNSCRHRGAPVVRTPTGRARAFRCQYHSWTYDTFGKLMAIPDERDFGNIDRCAHSLVPLRLAELGGWLWIDQSGEAPDLEGALGALHPWLEARTHYRLAGRRTRVVDANWKRVVAHLGARVVGAQSHFPNICFVEAGGELSMMAAWPRDEQTTEVELVLCAAPDAAEPSSDALDQRLDEVLAAFAPGRGAAEGVLSGDFAGAWSRALAPEA from the coding sequence ATGCCCGTCGGCCGCGCCGAGGAACTGGTTGAGGTCGGCGGCTATTTCACCTGGGACCGCACGCGCATCCCGACGGTCATGGTCCGGTCGGTCGATCAAAAGATCAGGGGCTATTACAACAGTTGCCGACACCGCGGCGCGCCCGTGGTGCGGACCCCGACCGGGCGCGCGCGCGCGTTTCGCTGTCAGTATCACAGCTGGACCTACGACACGTTCGGCAAGCTGATGGCGATCCCCGACGAACGCGACTTCGGCAATATCGATCGCTGCGCGCATTCGCTGGTGCCGCTGCGGCTCGCGGAGCTCGGCGGCTGGCTATGGATCGACCAGAGCGGCGAGGCGCCCGACCTAGAAGGCGCGCTCGGAGCCCTGCACCCGTGGCTCGAAGCGCGCACGCACTACCGGCTGGCCGGACGCCGGACGCGCGTGGTCGATGCCAACTGGAAACGCGTCGTTGCGCATCTGGGCGCGCGCGTCGTCGGCGCGCAGTCGCATTTCCCGAATATCTGCTTCGTCGAAGCCGGCGGCGAACTGTCCATGATGGCGGCCTGGCCTCGCGACGAGCAGACGACCGAGGTCGAACTGGTCCTGTGCGCCGCGCCCGATGCCGCCGAGCCGTCGTCCGACGCGCTCGATCAGCGGCTCGACGAGGTGCTGGCGGCGTTTGCGCCGGGGCGCGGGGCTGCGGAGGGGGTGCTGTCGGGCGATTTCGCAGGCGCTTGGTCGCGCGCGCTGGCGCCCGAGGCCTAG